The following are encoded in a window of Lagenorhynchus albirostris chromosome 3, mLagAlb1.1, whole genome shotgun sequence genomic DNA:
- the DND1 gene encoding LOW QUALITY PROTEIN: dead end protein homolog 1 (The sequence of the model RefSeq protein was modified relative to this genomic sequence to represent the inferred CDS: inserted 1 base in 1 codon), whose product MQSKRECELWCERVNPENKAALEAWVRETGIRLVQVNGQRKYGGPPPGWVGSPPPAGSEVFIGRLPQDVYEHQLIPLFQRVGRLYEFRLMMTFSGLNRGFAYARYSSRRGAQAAIATLHNHPLRPSCPLLVCRSTEKCELSVDGLPPGLSRQALLLALQPLGPGLQEALLLPSPGPAPAQIALLKFSSHRAAAMAKKALVEGQSRLCGEQVAVEWLKPDLKQRLRQQLKCPSLQCLQPEGSQVALARDKGLESQGARAALQLLCQRMKLGSPLFLTKCLGTSSGWHRFWYQVVIPGHPVPFSGLIWVVLAPSGQDGHEVAKDAVSARLLEAXESGASLQRSAAAEAGGTMVQQ is encoded by the exons ATGCAGTCCAAGCGGGAGTGTGAG CTGTGGTGTGAGAGGGTGAATCCGGAGAACAAGGCGGCGCTGGAGGCGTGGGTCAGGGAGACGGGCATCCGCCTGGTGCAGGTGAACGGGCAGAGGAAGTATGGCGGGCCACCCCCAG gaTGGGTGGGCAGCCCGCCGCCGGCCGGGTCAGAAGTGTTTATCGGGCGGCTGCCCCAGGATGTGTACGAGCACCAGCTGATCCCACTGTTCCAGCGCGTGGGCCGCCTCTACGAGTTCCGCCTGATGATGACCTTCAGCGGCCTGAACCGCGGCTTCGCTTACGCCCGCTACAGCTCGCGACGCGGCGCCCAGGCCGCCATCGCCACGCTGCACAACCACCCGCTGCGGCCGTCCTGCCCGCTGCTCGTGTGCCGCAGCACCGAGAAGTGCGAGCTGAGTGTGGACGGCTTGCCGCCGGGCCTGAGCCGCCAAGCGCTGCTGCTCGCGCTGCAGCCGCTGGGGCCCGGCCTGCAGGAGGCGCTGCTGTTGCCCAGCCCTGGGCCGGCGCCCGCGCAGATCGCACTGCTCAAGTTCAGCTCGCACCGCGCCGCGGCCATGGCCAAAAAGGCCCTGGTGGAAG GGCAGTCACGCCTCTGTGGAGAACAGGTGGCCGTGGAGTGGCTTAAGCCAGACCTGAAGCAGCGACTCCGCCAGCAGCTCAAGTGTCCGTCTCTACAGTGCCTACAGCCAGAGGGCAGCCAAGTAGCCCTGGCCAGGGACAAGGGGCTGGAGTCCCAAGGGGCTCGGGCTGCCCTGCAGCTGCTATGCCAACGGATGAAGTTGGGCAGCCCACTGTTCCTCACCAAGTGTTTGGGCACAAGTTCTGGCTGGCACCGATTCTGGTACCAGGTGGTGATCCCTGGGCATCCAGTGCCTTTCAGTGGCCTCATTTGGGTTGTGCTGGCCCCCAGTGGGCAGGATGGGCATGAGGTGGCCAAGGATGCTGTGTCTGCAAGGCTGCTGGAGG CTGAGTCTGGGGCCAGCCTCCAGCGGTCTGCTGCGGCTGAGGCAGGAGGTACCATGGTTCAGCAGTGA
- the HARS1 gene encoding histidine--tRNA ligase, cytoplasmic, producing MADRATLEDLVRLQGERVRALKQQKASAEQIEEEVAKLLKLKTQLGPDEGKQKFVLKTPKGTRDYSPRQMAVREKVFDVIISCFKRHGAEVIDTPVFELKETLTGKYGEDSKLIYDLKDQGGELLSLRYDLTVPFARYLAMNKVTNIKRYHIAKVYRRDNPAMTRGRYREFYQCDFDIAGQFDPMIPDAECLKIMCEILSSLQIGDFLVKVNDRRILDGTFAVCGVPDNKFRTICSSVDKLDKVSWEEVKSEMVGEKGLAPEVADRIGDYVQQHGGVSLVEQLLQDPKLSQNKQALEGLGDLKLLFEYLTLFGIADKISFDLSLARGLDYYTGVIFEAVLLQPPAQAGEEPLGVGSVAAGGRYDGLVGMFDPKGRKVPCVGLSIGVERIFSIVEQRLEAVKEKVRTTETQVLVASAQKKLLEERLKLISELWDAGIKAELLYKKNPKLLNQLQYCEEAGIPLVAIIGEQELKDGVIKLRSVASREEVDVRREDLVEEIRRKTSQPLCIC from the exons ATGGCTGATCGTGCGACGCTGGAGGATCTGGTGCGACTTCAGGGAGAGCGCGTGCGGGCCCTTAAGCAGCAGAAGGCCAGCGCTGAGCAG ATCGAGGAGGAGGTGGCAAAACTACTGAAACTGAAGACACAACTGGGCCCTGATGAAGGGAAACAGAAGTTTGTGCTCAAAACCCCCAAG GGCACAAGAGACTACAGTCCCCGGCAGATGGCAGTTCGGGAGAAGGTGTTTGATGTAATCATCAGCTGTTTCAAGCGCCACGGTGCAGAAGTAATTGATACACCCGTGTTTGAACTAAAG GAAACACTGACTGGAAAGTATGGGGAAGACTCTAAGCTTATCTATGACCTGAAGGACCAAGGTGGGGAGCTGCTGTCTCTTCGCTATGACCTCACT GTTCCTTTTGCTCGGTATTTGGCAATGAATAAAGTGACCAACATTAAACGCTACCACATAGCAAAAGTGTATCGGCGGGATAACCCAGCCATGACCCGAGGCCGATATCGGGAATTCTACCAGTGT GATTTTGACATTGCTGGGCAGTTTGACCCCATGATTCCTGATGCAGAGTGCCTGAAGATAATGTGTGAGATCCTGAGTTCACTCCAGATAGGCGACTTCCTGGTCAAG GTGAATGATCGGCGCATCCTAGATGGGACGTTTGCCGTCTGTGGTGTTCCTGACAACAAGTTCCGCACCATCTGCTCCTCAGTGGACAAGCTGGACAAG GTGTCCTGGGAGGAAGTAAAGAGTGAGATGGTGGGAGAGAAGGGCCTGGCACCTGAGGTGGCTGACCGCATTGGGGACTACGTCCAGCAGCATG GTGGGGTATCCCTGGTGGAACAGCTGCTCCAGGATCCTAAATTGTCCCAAAACAAGCAGGCCTTGGAGGGCCTGGGAGACCTGAAGCTGCTCTTTGAGTATCTGACCTTGTTTGGCATTGCTGACAAG ATCTCCTTCGACCTGAGCCTAGCTCGAGGGCTGGACTACTACACCGGGGTGATCTTTGAGGCGGTGCTGCtacagcccccagcccaggcagGGGAAGAGCCCCTGGGTGTGGGCAGTGTGGCGGCTGGAGGGCGCTATGATGGGCTGGTGGGCATGTTTGATCCCAAAGGGCGCAAGGTGCCATGCGTGGGGCTCAGCATTGGGGTAGAGCGGATCTTCTCCATCGTGGAGCAGAGGCTGGAG GCCGTGAAGGAGAAGGTACGGACCACAGAAACACAGGTGCTTGTGGCATCTGCACAGAAGAAGCTGCTGGAGGAGAGACTGAAGCTCATCTCAGAGTTATGGGATGCTGGGATCAAG GCAGAGCTGCTCTACAAGAAGAACCCCAAGTTACTGAACCAGCTGCAGTACTGTGAGGAGGCAGGCATCCCACTGGTGGCCATCATTGGTGAGCAAGAGCTCAAGGACGGGGTCATCAAGCTCCGCTCGGTGGCCAGCAGGGAAGAG GTGGACGTCCGAAGAGAAGACCTCGTGGAggaaatcagaaggaaaacaaGCCAGCCCCTTTGCATCTGCTGA